In Clostridium omnivorum, the DNA window AGACGACATTCAGAAAAAAGGAATTAAAACAGTAAATATGTTAGGATGCCACGATGGTATACCATTACTTGATTTGAAGGGATTATTGCCTGATGAGCAAATAGAGACTCTTATAAAAACTGTGGTTGAAAGAGGCGGCTATGTGAAGGATCTTCATGGTCAGAAAAACATGTATTATCAGGTTAATGCCACTTATTTCAGTGCATTAGGTGAAGATGAACAAAAACTACTTCTAGCTCGTGCTATTCAGATGTTTATGCCTGGAAAGCCACAGATATGGTATCTTGATCTTTTTGCTGGCAAAAATAATCATGAGGCAGTTGAAAGAGCTGGTTCTGGCGGACACAAAGAGATTAACCGTACGAACCTTACACTAGAGCAAATTGAAGAAGGCTTAGGGAAAATGGTTGTTCAGGAACAGCTTGAACTTCTTAGATTCAGAAATACTTGTCCTGCATTCGGATTTGATGCAAAGTTAACAATATTGCCATCTGAAACCCATATTTTAAAATTACAATGGGAAAATAATGGCTGCAGAGCAACATTGGAAGCTAATTTAAAGGAGTACAAATATAAGATTAATTCCTATAATTGCTAAGAATCCAATTCGATTCATCAAAAAAAGAAAAGGTTGTTGGAGTATATCCAACTATGGTCCAGAAAAGGGATTATATACAATTTAAGAAGTTCTAGGAATAGTTTTTAGAAAAATATTAAAGTTAAAAGGCTGATTTTAGATTAATTGAAATCTAGAATCAGCCTTTTATTTATGTGAATTATTATATTGTTTTGAAGCATTATAGAAAGTGCTTTCGGTATGCCCTTATCATATTATTTTTATATGATGTGGTAAAAAGTGAGAAAAGGATAATTGCATTGATGATGCAAATGTTATTATATACAGTTATGTATAAATTTTACATTATGGGATATAAGTTTTATAATTAGCCCATGATATTAAACAAGGAGGGCATTATATGAGAAGTTATGGAAAAGGGGTTTATATAACGCTGTTAATATTTATTTTATGCGTATTTACTGCTGGCTGCAGGGAAAAACAAGATGTTAAAGATCAAGCGGCAAAGGCTTCTGTAAACGAAGAAAAAGTACAAGCTACTGCAGAAGAAGTGGTAGTACAGCCAAATGAAAAAGGAACAGCTATTATTAAGAATCTAAAAAAAGAGGATGGATTAACTAGAATTAATGACAATATAGTTGTTAATACAGATCCAACCGTTGTAAAAGTTAATTCTACTTTAGTTTATTCAGGCAAGGAAGCAGTGCTGATTGATACTGGAGCTGATACTAATGAAGCAAAGAGAATGAAGGACTTTATACAAAAAAATTCTTTAAAGCTTACTAATATTATTTTTACACATTATCATTTCGATCACGTTAGTCTTCAGCCTGAGTTTGCTGCTAAGGATACTAAATTAATAAGAGGAGAAAATATTACAGATGGTCAGGAAATAAAAGTAGGGGATAAAACACTAAGATTAATTAAAACACCTGGACATGATGAAGATCATGATATTAGTGTGGAAATAGTTGATTATAATATACTTGTAGCAGGTGATATAGTTTTAAATTGTGAAATTCCTATTTTTAATTCTGCTCAGCTTATTCCTAAACTAAAGTCTTCTCTTGAGATTATAAAAAAGAAAGAATATGATGCAATCATTCCTGGTCACGGAGAATTAATAGAACCTCGTAAAGCCGTACAAAGGAATTTGGATTATATTAATAACTTGGAAAGATATATTGATAAAATTATTGATAAAGGTAAAAGTGAAGATGAGGTTTCTAAAATTTCATTGGAACAGTGCTTAAAGAATTCTAATGAATTAGATCCTTGCTCAGTACAGAGTCATGGCGGAAATGTTTGGAAGATGTATGAATTAAAGAAAAAATAAATAAAATGGAGCATAACTGTTATGCTCCATTAATTTTACTCAAAAAAACAAATAAACTATAAAAACCTGAGTTTTTGAGCACAACCCAAGCACTTTATAGTTACCTTAAACTTTATATTAATATCTTATAATAAAAACTATAGATTGTCAAGAAAAAGTGAGAAAATTTATAAAAAATGAAGTAAATATCAATTTTATATTTAAGTGGATATAGGGACACTTTAATTTCTCTTATAGCATGTTTTGTTTTTTGTATACTTTACTATAAAATATACTAGCTGGCAAAAATAGTTAGCATATTATTGAATAGTAAATTTATACGAAAAGAAGAGGAGGGATACAATGTCCATATTAAATCATCCTGATTATAGTGAGGAGCTTCAAAGGCTTAATTATACTCTTGATTATCTTAGAGGCTATAATGAAAATGTAGAAAAGGAAAAATCAAGAGTAGATAAAGATGTAGACTATGGTATGAAGCATTATAATTCAGATAATGCAGAGCAATTTAATGAGCTGGTAATAAACAAGGTACTAAAAGAATCTCTAAACCAAAAGCTAAAGGATATAGATAAGAGTCTAATAAAGCCTTACTTTGCAAGAGTGGATTTCTTGGAACAGGGAACTAGTAACATTCAAAAGCTGTATATAGGAAAAATGTCATTACTTAGAAACAAGGATCAAGAAACTATTATAATAGATTGGCGTGCACCTATAGCAACTCTTTATTATGAAGGAAGACTTGGAGAGGCAAGCTTTGAAAGTTTAGAGGGCAAAATATGTGGTGATATAAGGCTTAAAAGACAATATGGTATAGAACAGGCGGAACTAAAGGAGATATATGATATAGATATAACCACTAATGATGATTTTCTTCAAGCAGCCCTTGGTTCTAGTAAAGACAATAGACTAAAGGACATTGTATCCACAATTCAGGCGGAACAAAACAAGGTAATAAGGGCAGATATGTGGAAGCCTCTAATTGTTCAGGGAGCTGCAGGAGGGGGGAAAACCACAATAGCTCTTCATAGAATTGCATATCTTTTATATAATTACGGAAAAAACTTAAAACCAAAGAATTTTATGATAATAGCTCCAAATACTTTTTTCTTAAGTTACATCTCTGAAGTGCTTCCTGACCTAGGAGTAGAAAACGTACTCCAGACTACCTTTGAAGATTTTGCTATAAATATAATAGGGAAAAAGTATAAGATTATGAGTCCAAATGATAAATTAGCATCTTTCATTAGCAGTAGGGATAAAAGTTATTATAGCAACCTTATTAAAAGAATTTCCACATTTAAGTCTTCTTTAGAATTTAAAGCAGTTATAGATAGATACCTTGAAAAGGTTCAAGAAATGTTCATACCAGAGGAAGATTTTAAATTAGACACCTATGTGCTGTTGACTTATGAAGAGATAAAAGCTCTTTTTATGAGTGAATATTGCAGCCTGCCAATGACACAGAGAATTTTAGAAATAAAAAAGACATTAGTAAATAAAGTGAAATATAAAAAGGCTCCTATTCTCGAAGAAGTTGAGAAAAAATATGATAGAAAAATTGATGAAGTGAGAGAAAAAATGGATGATTGCCCAGAGAGGAGAAAGGCAATCATTGAACTAACAGAAAAGAGAGATGCCCATCTTAAAAAAATAAGAGAAGATTCAAAAACAATAGTTAAAGAATATATATCAAAATGCACCACTATGACTCCAATGGAGCACTATAAAAGTTTATTTAGTGATGATGGATTATTCTGTGACCTTGCAAAGGGAATTATTGATGAAGAATTATTAAGGCAAGTAGCAACGGAAACACTTGCAATTCTTGAAAATAATATTGTTGAAGTGGAAGACTTAGCGCCACTTATGTATATAAAGCACTCTATATATGGACTAGATGAAAAAATTGAGGTAAGACATGTTGTTATTGATGAAGCTCAAGACTATAGCTTGTTTCAACTATTCATTTTAAAAAGGATTATTGGAGGAAATTCTTTTTCTATACTTGGTGACCTGTGCCAGGGAATATACTCCTATAGAGGAATAAATAACTGGAAGGAAGCAGCTGAGAATATTTTTGGAGAAGACAATTACGACTTTCTTACACTAGAGCAAAGCTACAGGACTACAATTGAGATTATGAACGCTGCAAACTCTGTTATTAAGTTCTTAAATAATGCTGCATTTCAAGAAGCAAAGCCGGTTATTAGGCATGGAGATGAGGTTAAAGTTACTATAAGGAATGATATGAAGGAAATGTGTGAAAGTATAGCGGAAAATATTACAAGAATTAATAAAGAAGGTTTCAAATCAGCGGCAATAATTTGCAAAACTTTAGAGGAATGTAAGAAAATTAAGGAGCATTTAAAAAGACTGGGATTTGATATTCACATAATTACTGGGAAAGAAAAGGAGTATTCAGGTGGAGTAGTATTAATACCGTCTTATTTAGTAAAAGGTTTAGAATTTGATGTGGTTGTTGTAGCGAATGCTAATAAAGAGCAATATACTACTAAAGAATTAGATGTGAAGCTTTTATATATTGCAATGACGAGACCCCTTCATAGACTCTATATATATTCAATAGGTGAAAAGGCAGAAATGCTCAATAGCATATAGAATTGATTAGCTTGTTATGATACAATTTATTTTAAAATATTAGTTAAGTAGCAATAAAGAATGCAAGCTAAGAGGTGGTATATGAACTTTATAGGTTATAGAACATTAAAAACAGGAATAGGCGCGGCTGCAGCAATGACCATAGCAATGGCTTTAGGTTTAAAATATGCAGCTGCAGCAGGGATTATAACTATACTTAGTTTACAGAGTACTAAAAAACAATCTGTAAATTTTGCTATTCAGAGAATGGGAGCATGTGTGCTTGCTTTATTTTTATCATCAGTTCTATTTAGTTTATTGGGCTACAATACTTTAACCTTTGGACTTTTTTTATTAGTGTTTATTCCATTAACTACTAGACTAAGATTGAATGAAGGAATAGTAGTAAATTCGGTACTAGTTACACATTTGCTTACAGAAAAAAATATTACTGAGGCACTTATTATAAATGAACTAGGACTAATGATAATAGGTGTGGGAATAGCTCTTTTACTAAACCTTTATATACCTAGTATTGAAAATAAGATTAAAGAAGACCAAGAATATATAGAAAATACAATAAAGGACATATTATCTCATATGTCAGTGGCTTTAAAAGCATGTGCAATTTCCATTAAGGAAGAAGAACTATTCACAAATCTAGAGGAAAGATTAAAGCTTGGAAGGAAAAGAGCTTACAGCAATTTGAATAATGCACTTTTTTCAGACAACAGCTATTATGCAAAGTATATGGACATGCGCCTTCAGCAGCTTAGTTGTTTAAAAAATATGCGAAGACATTTTGAAAGATTCTCAATAGGCTATACGCAAAATATGATGATAGCTGACTTTACTGCTAGGCTTTCAGAATCCATTCATCAGTATAATACTGCAGAAGGACTTTTGAAAAGTTTACAGCAGCTTAGGGATAGCTTTAGAGAGATGGAACTTCCAAAGACTAGAGAGGAATTTGAAAATAGGGCAATGCTGTATCAATTTTTAAATGACTTAGAACAATTTTTACTTATAAAAAATGAGTTTAAAAGAAATATTCATGAGAGTATTGCTGTAGATTTATATTAATATCATATACAAAAAGGCTGCCATTTGGCAGCTTTTATCTTATACACATCACGAGAGTAATTTCAAAAGGTTAATATGAACATGTTACTAAAAAGTAATATTTTAGGTTCTTGGATCAGGATTTTTATGAGAAGCAGTGGTTTGAAGAGTGTTCATACCCATGCTGTTTCCTTTATTATTGCTTGCTGGCTTATTTTGTTTTTGGTTTTTTGCTTTATTTTCGTTTTTAGTCATATGTAATCTCCTTTTCAATAAAATTTAGTAGCACATTTATTTTTTACAGATTACATTTAAGTATGTATGATATTTTTCAGTAAATTAAAAAATATATAATTAAAACAGAGATTTAAGCTCTGTTCTAATTATATATATTAACTTGAGAAAATATAAAACATTATATATTTAAAGCATTTTTATAAGCCTGCACAATTTCCTTAGTGGTTTTACTGATGCTAAACTTCTTTTCGCACCATGACTTGCCCCATTCTCCAATTACTCTGCGCCTTTCTATTTCAGACATTAGAAAAGTTATATCATCAGCTAATTTTGAAACATTAGGTTTTTCAAGTGCTGCATGGTCACCAAAATACATCTCCCATTGAATAGCTTTAGTCTTTTCTGTAATTATTCCAGTATAGCCCTGGTTTCCAATAGCTATTACAGGTTTTTTACATATCATTGCTTCTAATGCAACTCTACCAGTGCCTATTACAACTGAGCTTTTTAGATAATAAGGTATTACATTGGCTTTTGCACCTACTAAATGAACTACTTTATCTTTAGCCATGTCATTTATAATTTGAGCTTCTTTTTCAATGCTTTCTCTTCCGTTTCCGTCGCCAATAATAAGGGCATGAAGGTTTGGAAATTTATCTAATAGCTTTGAAAAACTGAATAAAAACACCCTTGCAGCATCAGTTTTATTCCAGTCTAATCTGCTGCAGTAGCATAAAATCTTTCCACTCTGTGGAATACCTAGTTCTTTTCGTATATCTCTATTAATGTCTGAGCCTTTTATAATATCGCTGCTTATGCCGTTAGGGATTACTACAATTTTACTTTTTATCCTGTTTCCTAGCTTTCTATCAAGCATATTCTTCACAGGTATACTCACTGCAATTACAGTAGATGCTTTTATGCAGGTAGAAAATAAAATATCGTTAGGATAGAAAAGTCCATGAATAGTGACTACATAAGGAAGCTGATAGTTTCTATAGAGCTCGCTGGCCAGCTGCATACTTGCAAATAAGTGGCAGTGTATAATGTTGATATTTTCTTTATCTACAATACCCTTCAGCTGCTTAATCATGCCATTTTTTTTCTTGTTAGATATATAATCGCCATCAAAAGGGAATTTAATGATTTTAATTCCGTAGGAGCTAAATATAGCCTCCATAGGTCCTCCTGAGGTTGCTACTACTACATATACCCCCATTTCTATTAGCTGTTTTGTTATGTTAAGTACATGAGTTTCTGTTCCTCCAATGTTTAAAGCATCCACAAGCATTAATACTCTTATTGGACTTTTTTCATTTATTATTAACTTATTCTTTGTTGAAGAACTTAAGTCGCCATAAAATTCTCTGTATTTAAGCTGATTTTTTACTGATGTATTTTTAAGTAATCTTGAGGTATCTTGTTCATAATCTTTTCTGTTAATTATGTGGTAAGCAGTTGGATGCCTTCTGTAATGATAAAGTATATTATCTATTTTTTCTACAGGACATAGCTCTATAAGTTTTAATAATACAGTTGT includes these proteins:
- a CDS encoding MBL fold metallo-hydrolase, encoding MRSYGKGVYITLLIFILCVFTAGCREKQDVKDQAAKASVNEEKVQATAEEVVVQPNEKGTAIIKNLKKEDGLTRINDNIVVNTDPTVVKVNSTLVYSGKEAVLIDTGADTNEAKRMKDFIQKNSLKLTNIIFTHYHFDHVSLQPEFAAKDTKLIRGENITDGQEIKVGDKTLRLIKTPGHDEDHDISVEIVDYNILVAGDIVLNCEIPIFNSAQLIPKLKSSLEIIKKKEYDAIIPGHGELIEPRKAVQRNLDYINNLERYIDKIIDKGKSEDEVSKISLEQCLKNSNELDPCSVQSHGGNVWKMYELKKK
- the helD gene encoding RNA polymerase recycling motor HelD, yielding MSILNHPDYSEELQRLNYTLDYLRGYNENVEKEKSRVDKDVDYGMKHYNSDNAEQFNELVINKVLKESLNQKLKDIDKSLIKPYFARVDFLEQGTSNIQKLYIGKMSLLRNKDQETIIIDWRAPIATLYYEGRLGEASFESLEGKICGDIRLKRQYGIEQAELKEIYDIDITTNDDFLQAALGSSKDNRLKDIVSTIQAEQNKVIRADMWKPLIVQGAAGGGKTTIALHRIAYLLYNYGKNLKPKNFMIIAPNTFFLSYISEVLPDLGVENVLQTTFEDFAINIIGKKYKIMSPNDKLASFISSRDKSYYSNLIKRISTFKSSLEFKAVIDRYLEKVQEMFIPEEDFKLDTYVLLTYEEIKALFMSEYCSLPMTQRILEIKKTLVNKVKYKKAPILEEVEKKYDRKIDEVREKMDDCPERRKAIIELTEKRDAHLKKIREDSKTIVKEYISKCTTMTPMEHYKSLFSDDGLFCDLAKGIIDEELLRQVATETLAILENNIVEVEDLAPLMYIKHSIYGLDEKIEVRHVVIDEAQDYSLFQLFILKRIIGGNSFSILGDLCQGIYSYRGINNWKEAAENIFGEDNYDFLTLEQSYRTTIEIMNAANSVIKFLNNAAFQEAKPVIRHGDEVKVTIRNDMKEMCESIAENITRINKEGFKSAAIICKTLEECKKIKEHLKRLGFDIHIITGKEKEYSGGVVLIPSYLVKGLEFDVVVVANANKEQYTTKELDVKLLYIAMTRPLHRLYIYSIGEKAEMLNSI
- a CDS encoding aromatic acid exporter family protein, with product MNFIGYRTLKTGIGAAAAMTIAMALGLKYAAAAGIITILSLQSTKKQSVNFAIQRMGACVLALFLSSVLFSLLGYNTLTFGLFLLVFIPLTTRLRLNEGIVVNSVLVTHLLTEKNITEALIINELGLMIIGVGIALLLNLYIPSIENKIKEDQEYIENTIKDILSHMSVALKACAISIKEEELFTNLEERLKLGRKRAYSNLNNALFSDNSYYAKYMDMRLQQLSCLKNMRRHFERFSIGYTQNMMIADFTARLSESIHQYNTAEGLLKSLQQLRDSFREMELPKTREEFENRAMLYQFLNDLEQFLLIKNEFKRNIHESIAVDLY
- a CDS encoding glycosyltransferase encodes the protein MDPLVSIIMPVYNCDAYVDESIRSILQQTYTNWELIIINDGSEDKTFDKITNFKDSRIKLINMKIHKGLSSAFSEGYKLAKGDYILRHDGDDISASKRLELQVSYLENKPKAAMVSCLISCFTLEPIFRSDCIFIERIQNSYVHYDQIEKAILGGFIPILFPTLMIRKSAYDEIYIENKNLSFDDQTTVLLKLIELCPVEKIDNILYHYRRHPTAYHIINRKDYEQDTSRLLKNTSVKNQLKYREFYGDLSSSTKNKLIINEKSPIRVLMLVDALNIGGTETHVLNITKQLIEMGVYVVVATSGGPMEAIFSSYGIKIIKFPFDGDYISNKKKNGMIKQLKGIVDKENINIIHCHLFASMQLASELYRNYQLPYVVTIHGLFYPNDILFSTCIKASTVIAVSIPVKNMLDRKLGNRIKSKIVVIPNGISSDIIKGSDINRDIRKELGIPQSGKILCYCSRLDWNKTDAARVFLFSFSKLLDKFPNLHALIIGDGNGRESIEKEAQIINDMAKDKVVHLVGAKANVIPYYLKSSVVIGTGRVALEAMICKKPVIAIGNQGYTGIITEKTKAIQWEMYFGDHAALEKPNVSKLADDITFLMSEIERRRVIGEWGKSWCEKKFSISKTTKEIVQAYKNALNI